A genomic segment from Roseibium algicola encodes:
- a CDS encoding TfuA-like protein codes for MKPVVFAGPSVHGLAGDLFDSLDVFPPAARGDILRAVGQGRRVIGLIDGYFNSTPSVWHKEILFALQEGCRVYGAASMGALRAAECFPFGMVGVGAIFADYQAGRRQSDADVAVSHAPAELGYRPLTLALVDAEATLSAALKGGFIVESAHDALLKAATGLHFSTRTWVRVLSETGLSEAESAHFLKCLPEFEQSLKRQDAQKLLTNLKENIEIETHDGQDSWKIQNTLFLKSLEKEVLGR; via the coding sequence TTGAAACCCGTCGTTTTTGCAGGACCGAGCGTTCACGGCTTGGCCGGCGATCTTTTTGATAGCCTAGACGTGTTCCCACCTGCGGCACGCGGAGACATTCTGCGAGCCGTGGGGCAGGGGCGCCGCGTGATCGGATTGATTGATGGTTACTTCAATTCCACACCTTCTGTCTGGCACAAGGAAATCCTGTTCGCCCTACAGGAGGGGTGCAGGGTGTACGGCGCGGCCAGCATGGGCGCATTACGGGCTGCAGAGTGTTTCCCATTCGGGATGGTTGGTGTCGGGGCAATTTTTGCAGACTACCAAGCGGGAAGGCGTCAATCGGATGCGGATGTTGCTGTTTCGCACGCTCCGGCAGAACTGGGCTATCGCCCGCTGACACTGGCGCTGGTGGATGCGGAGGCGACTCTGTCTGCAGCTTTGAAAGGCGGGTTCATTGTCGAGAGCGCACACGATGCATTGCTGAAAGCTGCAACCGGTCTGCATTTTTCCACGCGCACCTGGGTGCGCGTGCTGAGCGAAACAGGACTTTCCGAAGCTGAAAGCGCTCACTTTCTGAAGTGCCTGCCCGAGTTCGAGCAGAGCTTGAAACGACAAGACGCTCAAAAGCTCCTGACCAATCTGAAAGAGAACATCGAGATTGAGACGCATGATGGTCAGGACAGTTGGAAAATACAGAACACCCTTTTTCTCAAGTCACTTGAAAAAGAAGTTCTTGGCAGGTGA
- a CDS encoding YcaO-like family protein, which produces MQSDPFSPQFLRSFGITRLGEITGLDTIGIPVWFATRPNSRSLSVSQGKGVTDDQAKISAIMEAVECAVAEQPRQHVTEFATIEDMARQQRSVIPFFDLARVNPHQLDPTRQRAWVPGTSLISGEQRFAPYELVGMDMRSDMPWDRHAFRMTSQGLAAHFSIDKAIEHALLELVEHDASSVVDTFGLFVNNIREVTDYEGANADLDAILEKVSKAGLDLHIYALPGRVKLPVIAAVISRQVNGPSGVISRAPAGIACRTNVAEAILAALLEAVQSRLTDIAGARDDLAMDRFQQSKDGVARNQPPLIPLAKLEAEFRPARQSSMGWQDVLKLMRAAGIEDAYMFPLKSPVPDVHVVRTIVTGLDAHSGSFSEMSMNSILLTTEVLSTAC; this is translated from the coding sequence GTGCAATCCGATCCTTTCTCTCCGCAATTCCTGCGCAGCTTCGGCATTACCAGATTGGGTGAGATCACCGGGCTGGACACGATCGGGATCCCGGTCTGGTTCGCAACCAGGCCGAATTCCAGGTCTCTTTCCGTTTCCCAGGGAAAAGGTGTGACCGACGATCAGGCGAAGATTTCAGCGATCATGGAAGCCGTGGAATGTGCTGTCGCCGAACAACCGCGACAGCACGTCACGGAATTCGCGACGATCGAAGACATGGCGCGTCAGCAAAGGAGCGTCATTCCGTTCTTTGATCTAGCAAGGGTCAACCCGCATCAGCTCGACCCGACCCGCCAGCGCGCCTGGGTTCCTGGAACGTCCCTGATTTCCGGCGAGCAACGCTTCGCGCCCTACGAATTGGTCGGGATGGACATGCGTAGCGATATGCCTTGGGACCGTCATGCCTTCCGTATGACATCCCAGGGGTTGGCGGCACATTTCTCGATCGACAAGGCCATCGAACACGCCCTGCTTGAGCTCGTGGAACATGACGCGTCCAGTGTGGTCGATACTTTCGGTTTGTTCGTCAATAATATCCGGGAGGTCACCGACTACGAGGGCGCGAACGCCGATCTAGACGCCATTCTGGAGAAGGTCTCAAAAGCCGGGCTTGATCTTCACATATACGCTCTTCCAGGACGCGTGAAACTTCCGGTCATTGCCGCTGTCATCTCGCGGCAGGTGAATGGGCCATCCGGTGTCATTTCGCGTGCTCCTGCCGGAATTGCCTGCCGGACGAACGTTGCCGAGGCGATACTCGCAGCTTTGCTTGAAGCGGTGCAGTCACGTCTGACGGACATCGCCGGTGCGCGCGACGACCTTGCGATGGATCGTTTTCAGCAGTCCAAGGATGGCGTAGCCAGGAACCAGCCACCACTCATTCCTCTTGCCAAACTTGAGGCTGAGTTCCGCCCTGCAAGGCAGTCGTCCATGGGGTGGCAGGATGTCCTGAAGCTGATGCGGGCGGCTGGCATTGAAGATGCCTACATGTTTCCGCTCAAATCGCCGGTCCCGGACGTTCACGTGGTGAGGACGATCGTCACAGGCCTTGACGCGCATTCCGGCAGCTTCTCCGAAATGTCCATGAACTCGATACTGCTGACGACGGAAGTGCTGAGCACTGCATGTTGA
- a CDS encoding SARP family transcriptional regulator — MLAVLLLVPGNELARQKAAALLWEDVAQTRAMANLRQLLVRVQSRQPEAGPLIETTQTRISLGPGAQSSDLAAFLQSCKATDLEGMMSGIEQFTGELLDGMEFEGEQLNLWLLTERASLREKLFNRAAAALEETTRFGADRGGNIGKIADRLLAFEPDSPECYRIISKAYGRCGDQDGVDRIDRLMNSVLNPALPRVPGNTSSKPSGTVWVAPTGVKPVEERPAPPKPPVPRVAFSSPRHIDQHPDAQLAEAFVEDVANSFSRFKTFVVVSPFSTMRDFRGGNLSNWEKIRSNYSVQSFLLPGSQKISFTVIDDGTGEIIWSAEYSMEPEDLHYTFRLLAKTVAANLAQQIERQMLDSGRSINAQSYLHVLRGQNLIKTCNLSMIRRARKEFRQGLTYDKDLSIARARIAQTMQLEWLLLGGTDPHLLHRAKAEADAAIEIDSTAGIGYWMAAVIALYQRDYTTSEAKFQEAETLSPNSSDLLIQHADALAHFGKPKDAWKRFKHAIDLNPLAPDIYWWAGASIAFKLADYAEAVRLCKQMDDEEPALRVLTASLALDGQIESARQYARRLMDVYPGMTAQEIVRFQPDKNPENNKIFLEGLKLAGFD, encoded by the coding sequence TTGCTTGCAGTATTGTTGCTTGTTCCTGGCAACGAGCTTGCGCGTCAAAAGGCGGCTGCCCTGCTTTGGGAGGATGTCGCTCAAACCAGGGCCATGGCAAACCTCAGGCAACTGCTTGTGAGGGTTCAAAGCAGGCAGCCCGAAGCCGGACCGCTCATTGAAACGACCCAGACCAGAATCAGTCTTGGGCCCGGGGCGCAAAGTTCCGATCTGGCCGCTTTTCTCCAGTCCTGCAAGGCTACCGACCTTGAAGGCATGATGTCCGGGATAGAGCAGTTCACCGGTGAACTGCTCGATGGCATGGAGTTCGAAGGTGAACAGCTGAACCTTTGGCTGCTGACCGAGCGCGCGAGCCTGAGGGAGAAACTGTTTAACAGAGCAGCAGCAGCCCTTGAGGAAACGACACGCTTCGGAGCGGATCGTGGCGGCAACATCGGCAAGATCGCTGATCGGCTTCTGGCTTTCGAACCTGACAGCCCCGAATGCTATCGTATCATTTCAAAAGCTTATGGCAGGTGTGGCGATCAGGATGGCGTCGATCGTATCGACCGGTTGATGAATTCGGTTCTCAATCCTGCCTTGCCTCGTGTGCCTGGCAATACAAGCAGCAAGCCTTCAGGAACAGTCTGGGTCGCACCGACGGGGGTCAAACCGGTTGAGGAGCGTCCGGCACCTCCCAAACCACCGGTTCCGCGCGTTGCCTTTTCGTCGCCCCGCCACATCGATCAACATCCGGATGCGCAGCTTGCCGAGGCATTCGTCGAGGATGTCGCGAACAGTTTCTCCAGATTCAAGACATTTGTCGTGGTCTCGCCGTTCAGTACGATGCGTGACTTTCGCGGCGGCAATTTAAGCAACTGGGAAAAAATTCGGTCCAACTACTCCGTGCAGAGTTTTCTGCTCCCGGGCAGCCAAAAGATTTCCTTTACCGTTATCGATGACGGCACAGGGGAGATCATCTGGTCTGCGGAGTATTCGATGGAGCCGGAGGACCTTCACTATACCTTCCGGCTTCTTGCAAAAACCGTGGCAGCCAATCTCGCCCAGCAGATCGAGCGACAGATGCTCGACTCCGGTCGGTCGATCAATGCCCAGAGCTATCTGCACGTCTTGCGGGGGCAGAACCTCATCAAGACCTGTAATCTGAGCATGATCCGCCGGGCCAGAAAGGAATTCCGGCAAGGTCTCACGTACGACAAGGACCTGTCCATCGCCCGCGCTCGCATAGCGCAGACAATGCAACTGGAATGGTTGCTGCTCGGGGGGACGGATCCGCACCTTCTTCACCGCGCCAAGGCGGAAGCGGACGCAGCCATCGAGATCGATTCGACGGCCGGTATCGGCTACTGGATGGCTGCGGTCATCGCGCTTTACCAACGTGATTACACGACCTCGGAAGCCAAGTTCCAGGAAGCCGAGACCTTGAGCCCCAACTCTTCGGATCTGCTCATACAGCACGCAGATGCGCTTGCGCATTTCGGCAAGCCCAAGGACGCCTGGAAGCGTTTCAAGCACGCGATCGATCTCAATCCACTTGCACCGGACATCTACTGGTGGGCGGGTGCGAGCATCGCCTTCAAGCTGGCCGACTACGCAGAGGCCGTCCGGCTGTGCAAGCAGATGGACGACGAGGAACCTGCATTGCGCGTCCTGACGGCAAGCCTCGCTCTCGACGGGCAAATCGAGAGCGCAAGACAATATGCACGGCGTCTCATGGATGTTTATCCGGGGATGACCGCACAGGAAATCGTTCGCTTCCAACCAGACAAGAATCCAGAGAACAACAAGATCTTTCTGGAAGGTCTGAAACTCGCCGGCTTCGACTAA
- a CDS encoding GntR family transcriptional regulator: MTDQDITATADVADLLNQAASAQERFQIMYSVLRDRICMLVYPPGTQLSEEALASEFGVSRSPLRKALQILEADGLLLSQQGVGTLVTEVDLEELAQVYELRLELNELTGRLGPRSLDSELEATFNSLKIRAERLSSTPDRAVFARLNIDFFQAFLQLTLNMPLREVSEKLFYKTCRIWLTLIDEKDLPTEVAIFCGEIAEISNAVRLGDFQAAALIRRAHLSMGFNRLKTATRQSTDRKAG, translated from the coding sequence ATGACCGATCAGGACATAACAGCGACGGCCGACGTTGCAGACCTGTTGAACCAGGCCGCAAGCGCTCAGGAACGGTTTCAGATCATGTATTCCGTTCTGAGAGACCGGATCTGCATGCTTGTCTATCCGCCTGGAACGCAACTGAGTGAAGAGGCGTTGGCATCTGAATTCGGTGTCAGTCGCTCGCCATTGCGCAAGGCGCTGCAGATACTCGAAGCAGACGGGTTGTTGTTGTCGCAGCAAGGCGTAGGCACACTGGTGACTGAAGTGGATCTGGAAGAGCTGGCGCAGGTCTATGAACTCAGGCTTGAGCTGAATGAATTGACCGGCAGGTTGGGCCCGCGTTCTCTCGACTCGGAACTGGAAGCCACATTCAACAGTCTCAAAATTCGGGCGGAGCGATTGAGCTCAACGCCGGATCGTGCGGTTTTTGCCCGACTCAATATCGATTTCTTTCAGGCCTTCTTGCAGCTCACACTGAACATGCCGCTGCGCGAAGTTTCTGAAAAGCTGTTCTACAAGACCTGTCGCATCTGGCTGACTTTGATAGATGAAAAGGACCTGCCAACGGAGGTCGCCATCTTCTGCGGCGAAATCGCGGAAATTTCGAATGCTGTTCGACTTGGAGACTTCCAGGCCGCAGCCTTGATTAGGCGAGCACATCTCTCCATGGGGTTCAACCGACTGAAAACCGCAACACGACAAAGCACCGACCGGAAGGCCGGTTAG
- the argE gene encoding acetylornithine deacetylase — protein MRSDLLTRTISILDRLIGFPTVSADSNLELISFAATLLREAGAQVTVSKDATGKKANLFATIGPNVSGGIVLSGHTDVVPADPTEWTCNPYQMREEGGLLYGRGSCDMKGYIAAVLTKTQDYALLDLKRPLHVALTYDEEVGCFGARHLVEELKRSDIRPSVAIIGEPTEMRVIEGHKGCYEYTTAFHGTDGHASEPDKGVNAIHVAAAFISRMMELAETMKDKSGPDSERYSPPWTTLQVGRIDGGSARNVIARHCAVEWEMRPVRMQDALEIKSALEAYCQDVLLPQMTSVYPDAEIVTEIIGEVAGLAVMPENEARDIVTSLTGANLCDVVSFGTEAGLFQALGLSVVVCGPGSIAQAHKPDEYLAVDQLEKCLDMLTGLERTLLQAS, from the coding sequence ATGCGCTCGGACTTGTTGACCCGGACGATTTCCATACTGGATCGCTTGATCGGTTTTCCGACGGTTTCGGCAGACAGCAATCTTGAATTGATCAGCTTTGCCGCGACCCTGCTTCGTGAAGCTGGTGCTCAAGTGACAGTTTCCAAGGATGCGACCGGCAAGAAAGCCAACCTGTTCGCAACAATTGGCCCAAATGTCTCCGGCGGAATTGTCTTGTCAGGGCACACGGACGTCGTACCGGCAGATCCCACAGAGTGGACCTGCAACCCGTATCAGATGCGCGAAGAAGGTGGCTTGCTGTACGGGCGAGGCAGTTGCGACATGAAAGGCTATATCGCTGCGGTCCTCACGAAAACGCAGGACTATGCGCTACTCGACCTGAAACGGCCGCTGCATGTCGCCTTGACCTATGATGAGGAAGTCGGCTGCTTTGGCGCCAGGCATCTGGTTGAGGAACTGAAGCGCAGTGATATTCGTCCTTCCGTAGCGATTATCGGTGAGCCGACGGAAATGCGGGTCATTGAGGGGCACAAGGGGTGTTACGAATATACGACAGCGTTCCACGGCACCGATGGGCATGCCTCCGAACCGGACAAGGGGGTCAACGCTATCCACGTTGCCGCCGCTTTCATCTCCAGGATGATGGAACTGGCAGAAACCATGAAGGACAAGTCAGGTCCTGACAGCGAGCGCTACTCACCGCCATGGACCACACTTCAGGTTGGCCGGATAGACGGCGGCTCTGCACGCAATGTCATTGCTCGGCATTGCGCGGTGGAGTGGGAAATGCGCCCGGTTCGGATGCAGGACGCACTTGAGATAAAGTCTGCCCTGGAAGCCTATTGCCAGGACGTGCTGTTGCCTCAAATGACGTCCGTCTATCCCGATGCTGAGATTGTCACCGAAATTATAGGAGAAGTCGCCGGACTGGCCGTGATGCCGGAAAACGAAGCACGGGACATCGTTACATCGCTCACTGGCGCGAACCTGTGTGATGTCGTTTCATTTGGCACCGAGGCCGGGTTGTTTCAGGCCCTGGGGCTTTCCGTTGTGGTTTGTGGCCCGGGGTCCATCGCACAGGCGCACAAGCCTGATGAATATCTGGCCGTTGACCAGCTCGAAAAATGTCTCGACATGCTCACGGGACTGGAAAGGACCTTGTTACAGGCCTCATGA
- the doeA gene encoding ectoine hydrolase DoeA (DoeA (degradation of ectoine A) is also called EutD (ectoine utilization D).): MPGHDLPFSSAEYQRRLDLVRSDMSKRGIDVLFLEDPSNMAWTTGYDGWSFYVHQGVVVFLDEEPIWWGRRQDANGARRTVWMDDARVASYADHFIQSSERHPMQDLARLLELRGYANKKIGVELENYYFSAKAFLTLQSELPNAEFIDATSMVNWLRAVKSDEELVFMRKAARISEKIMDGVLERVVPGMRKADLVAEIYADAIRGLDDAWGDYPAIVPLLPSGADASAPHLTWDGRFMQEGEATFFELSGCFRRYHAPLCRTVFLGKPEQYLLDAEKALVEGLEAGLDTARAGNTAGDIARALAKPLEAAGIERGARAGYPIGISYPPDWGERTISIREEDNTVLKPGMTFHFMPGLWMDGWGLEITESILIKENGPAECLCNRPRRLFVKS, translated from the coding sequence ATGCCAGGTCACGACCTTCCTTTCAGCAGTGCCGAGTATCAACGCCGTCTCGATCTTGTCCGTAGCGACATGTCAAAACGGGGAATAGATGTCCTGTTTCTCGAAGACCCTTCCAATATGGCCTGGACCACAGGCTATGACGGATGGTCTTTCTATGTGCATCAGGGGGTCGTTGTCTTTCTGGACGAAGAACCGATCTGGTGGGGACGCAGGCAGGATGCCAATGGTGCCCGTCGAACCGTCTGGATGGACGACGCACGCGTCGCTTCCTACGCCGATCATTTCATTCAGTCGTCTGAGCGCCACCCCATGCAGGACCTTGCCAGGCTGCTGGAATTGAGGGGGTACGCGAACAAGAAGATTGGCGTTGAACTTGAGAACTACTACTTCTCGGCCAAGGCGTTCCTGACGCTGCAAAGTGAGTTGCCGAACGCTGAATTCATCGACGCCACAAGCATGGTCAACTGGTTGAGGGCAGTCAAATCCGACGAAGAACTCGTGTTCATGCGCAAGGCAGCCAGGATTTCCGAGAAAATCATGGACGGTGTCTTGGAGCGTGTTGTGCCGGGTATGCGCAAGGCCGACCTTGTTGCAGAGATCTACGCCGACGCCATCCGAGGATTGGACGACGCCTGGGGGGACTATCCGGCTATCGTGCCGCTGCTTCCCAGTGGCGCGGATGCGTCCGCTCCGCACCTGACGTGGGACGGACGTTTCATGCAGGAAGGCGAGGCGACATTTTTCGAACTCTCCGGCTGTTTCCGCCGCTATCATGCCCCGTTGTGCCGCACCGTTTTTCTTGGCAAGCCGGAACAGTACCTGCTTGATGCCGAGAAGGCGTTGGTCGAGGGGCTCGAAGCCGGCCTGGACACCGCAAGGGCCGGCAATACCGCGGGTGACATCGCACGTGCATTGGCGAAACCTCTTGAGGCCGCGGGGATCGAACGCGGCGCGCGGGCAGGGTACCCGATCGGCATTTCCTATCCACCTGATTGGGGCGAACGCACAATTTCCATTCGCGAAGAAGACAACACCGTTCTGAAACCCGGCATGACCTTTCACTTCATGCCGGGGCTTTGGATGGATGGGTGGGGACTGGAAATCACAGAGAGCATCCTCATCAAGGAAAACGGACCTGCAGAATGCCTGTGCAACAGGCCCCGCAGATTGTTCGTGAAGTCCTGA